The DNA sequence CAAGGCCAAGGGCACCCTCCCTTTCCCCACGAGTGCGTCCCCGGCGAAGTGAAAGCCCAGCCCCGCACACTCTTCCTCTTCCAAGAGGCCCCGATCCAGGAGCCGGGTCGGGTGCGCAAATTTCCAGCGCTGGCTATCCCACCAATCCGGCTGGTCCCAATCGCTCCCCAAAATCGCGGCCACCTTTTCCACCACTTCGTGCAGGAGTAGCTCGCGCTCGCTCGCAAACTCCCCCGCACTCCATTCAGGGGCCATCTGCACCACCAGGACCGATTGACCAGGCGGGACATGTCCTGGTTTGTCCTCTTCAAAAGAGAGCCAAGCGATGTCATGCCCCTGGTCCAGGTTCACCAGCGCGTGCACTCCTGCTGGCCGTGCGGGCTCGTGATGATAGCCGAGGACGAAGGTGAATTGGCGATGATACGAGCACTCCCCCAAGCACTCCAGCCAGCTCCCCTCGAGCGAAGACGCTTTCAGAATTTGATAGCTTTGCGGGGCGGGGAGGGTCCACAGAACCTGCTCGAAAGGCCCGTAACTCTCGCCGGCCGGGCTTAGGAGTCGCCACGATTGCCCGCTCCCCATGACCTCGGCAATTTGCGTTTCTCGCACGATTTCGGCCCGGTTGGCCGCCTGGGCCAAAAGCTTGCCCAAGGTGCTGATTCCCGAGGAATAGGTCCACTTCGTCTCGGCGTTGGCCTTCTCGTCGCCCGGGAGAATCTCGTCGTCTTCGGTCAAGACGCGCACCTCCCCAGGAATTTCCACCAGTTCCTCGGTGGGCAAGTGAGAGCGAATCACCTCGCCCACCCGGTCCTCCGCCAACTTGAAAAAATTGGCCCCGTAGTCATAGCGCACCCCCGAGCGGCTGCGGGAAGCAGCTCGCCCGGAAAAGCCCCGGCTCTTTTCAAAAACCACCGCCGGGCGCCCGTTTCGAGACAGCTCCCAAGCCGCCGCCAACCCCGCCACGCCCGCGCCCACAATCGCCACCGGAGACTCTTTGGAACTCATCCCATTTGACTACGTTCCCCGTCCCCGGAGGCCAACTCAGTTCGTGAATTCGCCAAAGGGTCGGCCCTCAAACTGCCGGGCTGCCTGGCTGAGCAAGCGCTGCATCTGCTGGGCCACCTCGGGGTTCTCGCGAAAGACGTTCTCGGTCTCTTCGGGATCACGTTGCAAACTGTAGAGCTGATCCCGCACGAAGTAATTGGGGTTCTTGACGGCCGCGTGATGCCCGAGGTGTCCATTGCGGGTCAGGTAGGGAGCTTCCATCCGCTCGCCATGGTAACTGCGGAAGGTCTCTCCCTCATCGATCCGCTTCTGAATCCGTTCCGGGTAGCGGATGGCGATGTATTTCCAATCCTTGGTTTTGACCGCGCGGGAATGGCCCAGTTCGCCAAAAAGATGGCCCCGGATCGGCCGCGGATCGCCCAAGACAGCCCGGCGGAAACTCAAGCCGTCGATCTGGTAATGGGGCGGCACCGGCACCCCGCAGAGATCCAAAATCGTGGGCGCGAAATCGATGTTGGCCACGATGCCATCGTATTCACTCCCGGGTCGAATGGTCCCCCTCCATTGAAGAATCATCGGGACCCGCATGCCATAGTCATGCAGCGTGGCCTTCCCGTGTCGATAGGACCCATGGTCCGGGACGAAGGCGATGAGCGTGTCCTCCTCCAGGCCCAAATCCGCCACCTTGTCGAGGATGGCGCCCACCCCATCGTCGAGCCAGAGCGCATAGGCCGCCCGGTCCTTGAAGCCGGCCTCTCGGTTGCGCCGCAAGACGTCTTCCCGGCTCGGCATGACGTCGAAACCCTCGGGCACAAAGCCCTCTCCAGTCATTCGAGGATCCGCCTCCAGACTGTATTGGTTGTTCCAAGGCGCCGGCCCGTGATGGAGCGTGGTCGAGAAATACAGGAAGAAGGGATCTTCCCGGTAAGTCTCCAAGAACTGGAAAGCCTTCGAAACCGTCCACTCCAGATTGTGGACATTCAGGGACTCATTGAACAACTCGCGCAGATTGGCGGCGTAGTAACCGTCCACAAAATCGAAGCCGTAAGCCTTCATGGCCTCGCACCACTTGGCGTGATTGTAGCGCATCTTGGCGCTCACCTCGGGATCGCGCGGGTCCGCGTCTTTCGGGTAGAGCTGAAAGCCCGCTTTCTCCCAACGGCCGACGTGACTGCCCCCGCCCTCCGCCACCCACTCGTGATTGATGAGATGGCTCTTGCCAATGAAACCCGTCTTGTAGCCACCCCGCTGGAGGGCCCGGGCGAGATTCCAACGATTGGGCTCCAATTCGCCGATGTTTTCTACTTGGGTTTGGTCGCCCGGGGGATGCTCGTGCAGGAACTTCTCGGCCGTGCAATGGCCTGCGTAGCGACCCGTCATGAAACTGTAACGCGAAGGCGAGCAAACCGTCGAGGTCACATTGAAGTCCGTCAGCAAAAGACCCTCCCGCACCATCTGATCAAGACGCGGCGTGTGCACCTTCCCGCCCATGAAGCCCAGCGAATCCCAACTTTGGTCGTCGGTAATAATGAGAATGACGTTGGGGCGCTTGGCGACCGCTCCCCAGGGGAGAGCCAAAAAGACCAAGCTCAGAAGGAAAAACCAGCGGCGCATAAAAGAAAGAAAAAGCTCCGCCCGATACGTTGGCAAGGACCGGCTTTTTGCAAAGGGGCAGAGTGGCAGAGGGCCATCTGGAAGAGAAGTCGCCCCAAGCCCCTGGGGCACCCTCCGCGAGAGATCGCACGACTCCTTTTCCAAAAGCGTGTAGGGGGGAACATGGATTCCTCTTCCTCAAAACTTCTCGAAGCTACCCAACTCGGCAGCCTCTCCCTAAAAAACCGGGTGGTGCTGGCGCCCATGACCCGGGCTCGCTCTGGACCCGACCGCATTCCCCAGCCCATCATGGCGGAATACTATGCCCAGCGCGCCAATGCCGGACTCGTCATCACCGAAGCCACCACCATCTCCCCCCAAGGCCTTGGCTGGGTCGAGACGCCTGGGATTTGGACGGAGGCCATGCGAGATGGTTGGAAACCCGTGGTGGCCGCCGTCCAAGCGCAAGGGGCCAAAATCTTCCTCCAGCTCTGGCACACCGGGCGGGCCGGGCACAGCAGCTTTCTCGGGGGAGCACGGCCCGTCTCGGCCTCCGCCATCGCGATTGAGGGCGAAGGCGTTCATGGAGCCGATGGCCAAAAGCACCCTCATGAAACGCCCCGTCCGCTTGCCACCGAAGAGCTTCCTGCCCTGGTGGCCGATTACCGCCAAGCCGCTCGGCTGGCGCGCGAGGCAGGCTTCGATGGAGTGGAAATCCATTCCGCCAATGGCTACCTCCTCGACCAGTTTCTTCAGTCGAAAACCAATCAGCGCAGCGATTCCTACGGAGGGAGTCTGGAAAATCGCTACCGCCTCCTGGGCGAAGTCCTGACCGCCGTGCTCGCCGAATGGCCCGCAGAACGCATCGGCGTCCGCCTCTCGCCCAACGGCGCCTTCAACGACATGGGCTCACCCGATTATCGCGAGCAAT is a window from the Verrucomicrobiota bacterium genome containing:
- a CDS encoding FAD-dependent oxidoreductase is translated as MSSKESPVAIVGAGVAGLAAAWELSRNGRPAVVFEKSRGFSGRAASRSRSGVRYDYGANFFKLAEDRVGEVIRSHLPTEELVEIPGEVRVLTEDDEILPGDEKANAETKWTYSSGISTLGKLLAQAANRAEIVRETQIAEVMGSGQSWRLLSPAGESYGPFEQVLWTLPAPQSYQILKASSLEGSWLECLGECSYHRQFTFVLGYHHEPARPAGVHALVNLDQGHDIAWLSFEEDKPGHVPPGQSVLVVQMAPEWSAGEFASERELLLHEVVEKVAAILGSDWDQPDWWDSQRWKFAHPTRLLDRGLLEEEECAGLGFHFAGDALVGKGRVPLALGTGLEAADRLLGKREAV
- a CDS encoding alkene reductase, which gives rise to MDSSSSKLLEATQLGSLSLKNRVVLAPMTRARSGPDRIPQPIMAEYYAQRANAGLVITEATTISPQGLGWVETPGIWTEAMRDGWKPVVAAVQAQGAKIFLQLWHTGRAGHSSFLGGARPVSASAIAIEGEGVHGADGQKHPHETPRPLATEELPALVADYRQAARLAREAGFDGVEIHSANGYLLDQFLQSKTNQRSDSYGGSLENRYRLLGEVLTAVLAEWPAERIGVRLSPNGAFNDMGSPDYREQFLYTAQQLNSHGLAYLHVMDGLAFGFHELGEPMTLAEFREPFHGPLIGNCGYDQAAAEERLQSGHADLIAFGRPYISNPDLVERFAKGWPLSKEGDMSTWYSPTGAQGYTDYPTAQVAGEKDFPG
- a CDS encoding sulfatase-like hydrolase/transferase — translated: MRRWFFLLSLVFLALPWGAVAKRPNVILIITDDQSWDSLGFMGGKVHTPRLDQMVREGLLLTDFNVTSTVCSPSRYSFMTGRYAGHCTAEKFLHEHPPGDQTQVENIGELEPNRWNLARALQRGGYKTGFIGKSHLINHEWVAEGGGSHVGRWEKAGFQLYPKDADPRDPEVSAKMRYNHAKWCEAMKAYGFDFVDGYYAANLRELFNESLNVHNLEWTVSKAFQFLETYREDPFFLYFSTTLHHGPAPWNNQYSLEADPRMTGEGFVPEGFDVMPSREDVLRRNREAGFKDRAAYALWLDDGVGAILDKVADLGLEEDTLIAFVPDHGSYRHGKATLHDYGMRVPMILQWRGTIRPGSEYDGIVANIDFAPTILDLCGVPVPPHYQIDGLSFRRAVLGDPRPIRGHLFGELGHSRAVKTKDWKYIAIRYPERIQKRIDEGETFRSYHGERMEAPYLTRNGHLGHHAAVKNPNYFVRDQLYSLQRDPEETENVFRENPEVAQQMQRLLSQAARQFEGRPFGEFTN